One genomic segment of Theobroma cacao cultivar B97-61/B2 chromosome 6, Criollo_cocoa_genome_V2, whole genome shotgun sequence includes these proteins:
- the LOC108662493 gene encoding GDSL esterase/lipase 1-like, which translates to MANLRFHIILFFSCTSFLTLISCHCLPENHVTLFIFGDSIFDSGNNNYINTTAQANYQPYGETYIKYPSGRFSDGLLIPDFIAEYAKAPYVLPYLQPGIHDFTYGVNFASSGAGALVETHRELLHPIDLTTQLIFFEDVEKQLMQKLGDAEAKSLLSKAVYLISIGRNDYLVPFYPNATVFQTYSKEEYVGMVIGNLTVTIKELYEKGGRKFGFVNVEPLGCIPFVKILDQGSNGSCFEEATALAELHNRELSLALQELERQLKGFKYTNFNFYSSLSERINDPSKYGFNEVKMACCGSGQYRGILSCGGRGGVTDYELCENPNEYVFFDGYHLTGKANQQLAELMWSATDPNVTRPHNLRTLINL; encoded by the exons ATGGCAAATTTAAGGTTTCATATCATCCTCTTCTTTTCATGCACAAGCTTTCTCACTCTAATTAGCTGCCATTGCCTGCCTGAAAATCATGTTACCTTGTTCATCTTCGGGGATTCGATATTTGATTCTGGGAATAATAACTACATCAACACCACTGCCCAGGCAAATTACCAGCCCTATGGGGAAACCTATATCAAGTACCCCTCGGGAAGATTTTCAGATGGGCTTCTGATTCCTGATTTTATTG CTGAGTATGCAAAAGCACCATATGTTCTGCCTTATTTACAACCTGGCATTCATGATTTTACTTATGGAGTGAATTTTGCATCAAGTGGAGCTGGTGCTCTGGTTGAAACTCATCGAGAATTG CTCCATCCAATTGATCTCACGACTCAGCTAATTTTTTTCGAGGATGTAGAGAAACAGTTGATGCAGAAACTAGGTGATGCAGAAGCCAAATCATTGCTTTCGAAAGCTGTTTACTTAATTAGCATTGGAAGGAATGATTACTTAGTCCCTTTCTATCCAAACGCTACTGTGTTTCAGACCTACTCTAAAGAAGAATATGTGGGGATGGTGATTGGTAATCTGACAGTCACAATCAAG GAATTGTATGAGAAAGGAGGAAGGAAATTTGGGTTTGTAAATGTGGAGCCACTAGGTTGTATACCATTCGTAAAAATACTTGACCAAGGGAGCAATGGCTCGTGCTTTGAGGAAGCAACAGCACTAGCTGAGCTACATAACAGAGAACTTTCCTTAGCCCTCCAAGAGCTAGAGAGGCAACTAAAAGGATTCAAATAtacaaatttcaatttttacagTTCCCTCAGTGAAAGAATAAACGATCCTTCAAAATATG GTTTCAACGAGGTGAAGATGGCATGTTGCGGGAGTGGTCAGTACAGAGGAATTTTGAGCTGTGGAGGAAGAGGGGGAGTCACAGACTATGAATTATGTGAAAATCCTAATGAATATGTGTTCTTTGACGGTTACCATCTCACTGGAAAGGCCAACCAGCAATTAGCAGAGCTAATGTGGAGTGCAACTGATCCCAATGTCACACGGCCTCACAATCTTAGAACACTAATCAACCtttga